From one Herpetosiphon gulosus genomic stretch:
- the mraY gene encoding phospho-N-acetylmuramoyl-pentapeptide-transferase: protein MEIQRALVLKLAEALLLAGAAFVLTLVLGRWWIRWLKAHNIGKAIRVDGPQSHMIKIGTPTMGGVMIIASVVIITVIFNLVGRWSMLLPLAALVGYGILGAFDDYLSLTKVRSKTFGLTERFKMVWLVMIAFFASLALYLPEPFGLDNGGEVVVPFVGVIDIGYWYIPIATFLIVAMANAVNFSDGMDGLAGWTSAIAFAAFGVIAFVYRFDYLVTYSFTVSGACVAFLWFNAHPAQVFMGDTGSLALGATLAIVALISKAWLLLPIVGIIYVLEAASVVIQRYYFKYTRITTGTGKRVFKMTPIHHHFELAGWSEMQVVQRFVMIGIIAAMIGISLALNPALPQQASSNQPTAPNNPFTTTDDPLPTAYPTPLGN, encoded by the coding sequence ATCGAGATTCAGCGAGCGCTGGTGCTCAAACTGGCTGAAGCGTTGTTATTGGCAGGAGCGGCCTTTGTTTTGACCCTAGTGCTTGGCCGCTGGTGGATTCGCTGGCTTAAGGCCCATAACATCGGTAAAGCAATACGGGTTGATGGCCCGCAGAGCCATATGATCAAAATTGGTACGCCAACCATGGGCGGCGTGATGATCATCGCCTCGGTTGTCATCATCACGGTGATTTTCAACTTGGTTGGGCGTTGGTCGATGCTTTTGCCCTTGGCGGCGCTAGTTGGCTATGGCATTCTTGGCGCGTTCGATGATTATCTTTCGTTGACCAAAGTGCGCTCGAAAACCTTTGGCCTGACCGAACGCTTCAAAATGGTTTGGTTGGTGATGATCGCCTTTTTTGCCTCGCTGGCCTTATATCTGCCCGAACCATTTGGCTTGGATAATGGCGGCGAGGTGGTTGTGCCGTTTGTCGGCGTGATCGATATTGGCTATTGGTACATTCCGATCGCGACGTTTTTGATTGTGGCGATGGCTAACGCAGTGAATTTTTCCGATGGCATGGATGGCTTGGCAGGCTGGACTTCAGCAATTGCCTTTGCCGCTTTTGGCGTGATTGCCTTTGTTTATCGCTTCGATTATTTGGTGACCTACTCGTTTACGGTTTCGGGCGCATGTGTGGCCTTTTTGTGGTTCAACGCCCATCCGGCTCAAGTATTTATGGGCGATACTGGCTCGTTGGCCTTGGGTGCGACCTTGGCGATTGTCGCGCTGATTTCCAAAGCGTGGTTGTTGCTGCCAATCGTTGGGATTATTTATGTGCTCGAAGCCGCTTCGGTGGTTATTCAGCGCTACTATTTCAAATATACCCGCATCACAACTGGTACTGGCAAACGGGTCTTCAAAATGACCCCAATTCACCATCACTTCGAGCTAGCAGGTTGGTCGGAGATGCAAGTGGTGCAGCGTTTTGTGATGATTGGGATTATTGCCGCGATGATCGGCATTTCGCTGGCGCTGAATCCAGCCTTGCCCCAACAAGCTAGTTCCAATCAGCCGACTGCGCCCAATAATCCGTTTACCACGACCGATGATCCGCTGCCGACGGCCTATCCAACGCCGCTGGGCAATTAA
- the murD gene encoding UDP-N-acetylmuramoyl-L-alanine--D-glutamate ligase produces MLDLRNKRITVMGLGVHGGGLGVTRFLLEQGAHVIVTDLRSAEILQPSLEALAGLPVEFVLGEHRDQDFERVDMVIRNPGVPRESRYLQLARAAGVAIEMEMTLFFRLCLAPIIGITGTKGKTTTTTLTGAMLREVYPDTVVAGNLRVSALEQLPRITAKTPVVLELSSWQLEGLGEAGLSPEYACVTNLSPDHLDRYGSMADYGLAKQQIFLYQSPDDVVVLPKHDLIVNTWANDAPGRVIWFDGNEGWPMGQLQGQHNALNIAAAAALAQAYGVPDAAIRNAIEHFAGVEHRMELVRKINGVRLINDTAATTPTAAAAALNSMTSPVILIAGGADKKLAWTPLVEAIQQSAQLKRLIILDGTGSPALSAALGTMQERYQSFEQAIRAAFAEAEAGDTVLLSPGAASFGMFRNEFHRGEEFRRIVDLLTEA; encoded by the coding sequence ATGCTCGATTTACGCAATAAACGCATAACGGTGATGGGCTTGGGTGTTCATGGTGGTGGTTTAGGGGTCACGCGCTTTTTGCTTGAGCAAGGAGCCCATGTGATTGTGACCGATCTCCGTAGTGCCGAGATTTTGCAGCCCTCGCTTGAGGCTTTGGCGGGCTTACCAGTTGAATTTGTGCTGGGCGAGCATCGTGATCAAGATTTTGAGCGGGTCGATATGGTGATTCGTAACCCAGGTGTGCCGCGTGAATCGCGTTATTTGCAATTGGCTCGCGCTGCTGGCGTGGCAATTGAGATGGAGATGACGCTGTTCTTCCGACTCTGCCTTGCGCCAATAATTGGCATCACCGGAACCAAGGGCAAAACCACCACCACCACCTTGACTGGGGCGATGCTGCGCGAGGTTTATCCCGATACGGTGGTGGCCGGCAATTTGCGGGTTTCGGCCTTGGAACAATTGCCACGGATTACAGCCAAAACGCCAGTCGTGCTTGAGCTATCGTCGTGGCAATTGGAAGGCTTGGGCGAGGCTGGATTAAGCCCTGAGTATGCATGTGTCACCAATTTGTCACCTGACCATCTCGACCGCTATGGCTCGATGGCCGATTATGGATTAGCTAAGCAACAAATTTTTCTCTATCAAAGCCCTGATGATGTGGTGGTACTACCCAAGCACGACTTGATTGTCAATACCTGGGCCAACGATGCTCCAGGGCGGGTGATTTGGTTTGATGGCAACGAGGGCTGGCCGATGGGCCAGTTGCAAGGCCAGCATAATGCCTTGAATATTGCGGCGGCGGCGGCTTTGGCTCAAGCCTATGGCGTGCCCGATGCAGCAATTCGCAACGCAATTGAGCATTTCGCTGGGGTTGAACATCGGATGGAATTGGTGCGCAAGATCAATGGTGTGCGTTTGATCAACGATACGGCGGCCACCACCCCAACTGCTGCCGCTGCCGCGCTCAATTCAATGACCAGCCCAGTGATTTTGATTGCTGGTGGGGCTGATAAAAAACTAGCTTGGACACCGTTGGTTGAAGCGATTCAACAATCGGCCCAATTGAAACGGCTGATTATCTTGGATGGCACGGGTTCGCCCGCCCTGAGTGCGGCGCTTGGCACAATGCAAGAACGCTATCAATCGTTTGAACAAGCGATTCGGGCGGCCTTTGCCGAGGCTGAAGCTGGCGATACTGTGTTGCTCTCGCCTGGTGCTGCTAGTTTTGGCATGTTTCGTAATGAATTTCATCGCGGTGAAGAATTTCGCCGCATTGTTGACCTATTGACGGAAGCTTAA
- a CDS encoding rhomboid family intramembrane serine protease: protein MQDPYSGYQPERVEYSPSQPVMVQLPSAPVRATWVFMAINVVMFVLCILKGMSVMGNARGDAFVLIELGAKWSPLMDMGGEWWRLLTATVLHGGIVHIGFNMYALYALGPTVERFYGSLRFSVIYLIAGIGGAWASYSFGNLTGPSIGASGAIFGLIGCLIGFFLSARSVLGDFARQNLRQMLGTAAINLIIGLSFSSVIDNYAHIGGMLMGLAVGYGLAPRLVYIADWFKPRIEAKAPSGLRWLSVVGAVGFILVATWFVHNQRMNDATSVALLENVYQAWLNAR, encoded by the coding sequence ATGCAAGATCCCTATTCAGGCTATCAACCTGAGCGTGTTGAATATTCGCCCAGCCAACCTGTGATGGTGCAACTTCCCAGTGCGCCAGTACGGGCTACTTGGGTGTTTATGGCGATCAACGTTGTGATGTTTGTGCTGTGTATTCTCAAGGGCATGAGCGTGATGGGCAATGCTCGCGGCGATGCCTTTGTCTTGATCGAACTTGGAGCCAAGTGGTCACCGTTGATGGATATGGGCGGCGAGTGGTGGCGCTTATTGACCGCAACCGTGCTGCACGGCGGGATTGTGCATATTGGCTTTAATATGTATGCCCTGTATGCGCTTGGCCCAACCGTTGAACGCTTCTATGGCAGCCTACGGTTTAGCGTGATCTACCTAATTGCAGGGATTGGCGGGGCTTGGGCTTCGTATAGTTTTGGCAATTTGACTGGCCCTTCGATTGGCGCATCGGGGGCAATCTTTGGCCTGATTGGTTGCTTGATTGGCTTTTTCCTTTCAGCTCGCAGTGTTCTGGGCGATTTTGCCCGCCAAAACTTGCGCCAAATGCTTGGCACAGCAGCGATTAACTTGATCATTGGCTTGTCGTTTTCGTCGGTGATCGACAATTATGCTCACATTGGCGGGATGCTGATGGGCTTGGCGGTGGGCTATGGTTTGGCTCCACGCCTCGTTTATATCGCCGATTGGTTTAAACCGCGGATTGAAGCCAAAGCGCCATCAGGGCTGCGCTGGTTGAGTGTGGTTGGCGCAGTTGGCTTTATTCTGGTTGCGACGTGGTTTGTGCATAACCAACGCATGAACGATGCTACAAGTGTCGCGCTCTTAGAAAATGTCTATCAAGCTTGGTTAAATGCCCGTTAG